In one Neobacillus sp. WH10 genomic region, the following are encoded:
- a CDS encoding SCP2 sterol-binding domain-containing protein, producing MAKAINEYSLSDLMERIEEIFNENPAPIKGFNAIVQYDVHGEETGTYQHYFQNDKLTIKEGVEATPDVTMALSYDNFKKFVLGKQSGAVALMTGKVKAKGDISKGMKIETILRKYNIKEPF from the coding sequence ATGGCAAAAGCAATTAACGAATACTCGTTATCAGACCTAATGGAAAGAATTGAGGAGATTTTTAATGAAAATCCCGCGCCAATTAAAGGGTTTAACGCGATTGTTCAATATGATGTACACGGTGAGGAGACGGGTACGTACCAGCATTATTTTCAGAATGATAAACTAACGATTAAGGAAGGAGTAGAAGCTACTCCTGATGTAACGATGGCATTATCATATGATAACTTCAAGAAATTTGTTTTAGGAAAACAAAGTGGTGCCGTTGCATTAATGACAGGGAAGGTAAAGGCAAAAGGTGATATTAGCAAAGGAATGAAAATAGAAACCATTCTCCGAAAATACAATATTAAGGAACCATTTTAA
- the kynB gene encoding arylformamidase: protein MRIFDISRKLENGMPVWPGDTPFQFEVSWPMEESGSVNVGRLELSTHTGTHVDAPFHFDNDGKRIIELDLSLYIGPARVLNMIGKESISAADLNGIDIDGCKRVLFRTLAWQNPAEFPEKIPYIEPDLAPLLASKGVKLIGLDVPSVDPIDSKELPAHHSLYDNGIHILESLMLEGIEPGDYELIALPLPLVEGDGSPVRAILRQW from the coding sequence ATGAGGATATTCGATATTTCTAGAAAACTGGAAAATGGAATGCCGGTTTGGCCGGGTGATACCCCTTTTCAATTCGAGGTCTCATGGCCTATGGAAGAAAGCGGTTCAGTAAATGTTGGAAGGCTCGAATTAAGTACTCACACGGGAACACATGTGGATGCTCCTTTTCATTTTGATAACGATGGAAAACGAATCATTGAACTGGATCTTAGTCTTTACATCGGCCCTGCGAGAGTCCTAAATATGATTGGTAAGGAAAGTATTAGTGCAGCAGATTTGAACGGCATTGATATTGATGGGTGTAAAAGGGTGTTATTTAGAACACTTGCCTGGCAAAATCCAGCCGAATTCCCTGAGAAAATCCCATATATTGAGCCAGACCTGGCGCCATTATTGGCTAGTAAAGGGGTTAAGCTTATTGGTCTAGATGTTCCGTCTGTAGATCCGATTGACAGTAAGGAGCTGCCAGCACATCACAGCTTGTATGATAATGGGATTCACATTTTAGAATCACTAATGCTAGAAGGAATCGAACCGGGAGATTACGAATTAATCGCCCTGCCGTTGCCACTAGTCGAAGGAGACGGCAGCCCCGTCCGCGCCATCCTAAGACAATGGTAG
- a CDS encoding amino acid decarboxylase, with protein MQKGEHPRREILNSLKAAPVGTIFEIYIPHRGEPLIANLQSFGMNVIVNEIEPMHFRHMAVKLDVF; from the coding sequence ATGCAAAAGGGGGAGCATCCACGTCGGGAAATATTAAACTCTCTAAAAGCTGCACCAGTAGGAACTATTTTCGAAATTTATATACCGCATCGAGGGGAGCCGTTAATCGCAAATTTGCAATCATTTGGAATGAACGTGATTGTCAATGAAATCGAACCTATGCATTTTAGACATATGGCTGTAAAATTAGATGTGTTTTAA
- a CDS encoding Crp/Fnr family transcriptional regulator, with amino-acid sequence MSCDHCCSYPSSCITSVPVFKGMKEADLQLLQKVTRSSHFLKGEIIFREGERSETLFVVNEGLIKLTKMSAEGKEHIVRLLFPGDFFGLFSLLKSEKHYLNTEAIGGSPTLICYIEKKDFLKTMEDNADLSFRFLLTVNDRLYEADESVGFLSLMEVEQRLARALILFHDKLNARNGTFTLPITKKDLASYIGTTPESVSRKLLSFKSQKLITIDGRRKIQILELDQLKQMAEMN; translated from the coding sequence ACCATTGTTGTTCTTATCCATCTTCATGTATCACATCTGTTCCCGTTTTCAAAGGGATGAAAGAAGCGGACCTTCAACTATTACAAAAAGTAACAAGGAGCAGCCACTTTTTAAAAGGGGAGATTATTTTTCGAGAAGGGGAACGTTCCGAAACGCTATTTGTTGTGAATGAAGGTCTGATTAAACTAACTAAAATGTCTGCAGAAGGAAAGGAACACATTGTCCGCTTGTTGTTTCCAGGGGATTTCTTTGGATTATTTTCATTACTGAAGAGCGAAAAACATTATCTAAATACGGAAGCTATTGGGGGATCACCTACGCTGATTTGCTATATCGAGAAAAAGGATTTTCTGAAGACGATGGAGGATAACGCTGATTTATCCTTCCGTTTTTTACTGACAGTTAATGACCGTTTGTATGAAGCGGATGAGTCGGTTGGATTCTTGAGTTTAATGGAGGTGGAACAGCGACTGGCAAGGGCTCTTATTCTTTTTCATGATAAATTGAACGCAAGGAACGGAACCTTTACGTTGCCCATAACGAAAAAGGATTTAGCCAGCTATATTGGAACAACTCCAGAATCAGTAAGTAGAAAGCTCTTATCGTTTAAGTCACAAAAACTGATTACAATCGATGGACGCAGAAAAATACAAATTCTAGAGTTGGACCAACTTAAACAAATGGCGGAAATGAATTAA